One Setaria viridis chromosome 7, Setaria_viridis_v4.0, whole genome shotgun sequence genomic region harbors:
- the LOC117865719 gene encoding prohibitin-3, mitochondrial translates to MAGGPAAVSFLTNIAKAAAGLGAAASLLSASLFTVDGGERAVIFDRFRGVLPQTVSEGTHFIVPWLQKPYIFDIRTRPHNFSSNSGTKDLQMVNLTLRLLSRPDVEHLPTIFTSLGLEYDDKVLPSIGNEVLKAVVAQFNADQLLTDRPHVSALVRDALIRRAREFNIILDDVAITHLSYGIEFSQAVEKKQVAQQEAERSKFLVAKAEQERRAAIVRAEGESESARLISEATAMAGTGLIELRRIEAAKEIAAELSRSPNVAYIPAGDNGKMLLGLNASGFGR, encoded by the coding sequence atggccggcggtCCCGCTGCGGTGTCGTTCCTGACCAACAtcgcgaaggcggcggcgggtctcggcgccgcggcctccctcctctccgcgTCGCTCTTCAccgtcgacggcggcgagcgcgccgtcATCTTCGACCGGTTCCGCGGCGTGCTGCCCCAGACCGTCAGCGAGGGCACCCACTTCATCGTGCCCTGGCTCCAGAAGCCCTACATCTTCGACATCCGCACGCGCCCGCACAACTTCTCCTCCAACTCGGGCACCAAGGACCTGCAGATGGTCAACCTCacgctccgcctcctctcccgccCCGACGTCGAACACCTCCCCACCATCTTCACCTCCCTCGGCCTCGAGTACGACGACAAGGTGCTCCCCTCCATCGGCAACGAGGTGCTCAAGGCCGTCGTCGCCCAGTTCAACGCCGACCAGCTCCTCACCGACCGCCCCCACGTCTCCGccctcgtccgcgacgccctcATCCGCCGCGCCCGCGAGTTCAACATCATCCTCGACGACGTCGCGATCACCCACCTCTCCTACGGTATCGAGTTCTCCCAGGCCGTCGAGAAGAAGCAGGTCGCGCAGCAGGAGGCCGAGCGCTCCAAGTTCCTCGTCGCCAAGGCCGAGCAGGAGAGGCGCGCGGCCATCGTGCGTGCTGAGGGAGAGAGTGAGTCCGCGCGCCTCATCTCTGAGGCCACGGCAATGGCTGGGACTGGGCTGATTGAGCtcaggaggatcgaggcggccAAGGAGATAGCCGCGGAGCTGTCTCGCTCGCCGAACGTGGCATACATTCCTGCTGGTGACAATGGCAAAATGCTGCTTGGTCTCAATGCTTCTGGATTTGGCCGGTGA
- the LOC117862762 gene encoding probable inactive receptor kinase At3g02880 — translation MPPPRAAAAVPVALLILALAAGAARAADDLASDAAALQAFLAPFGSATVSWNVSRPACSWTGVVCTGGRVTEIHLPGDGLRGALPVGVLGGLTKLAVLSLRYNALSGPLPPDLASCVELRVINLQSNLLSGELPAAVLALPALTQLNLAENRFSGRIPPSIAKNGRLQVLYLDGNRLTGVLPNVSMPSLTMLNVSFNNLTGEVPKGLSGMPATSFLGMPLCGKPLPPCRVPSTPESPTRPPALAPEAPAASPDNRGRGRHHLAGGAIAGIVIGCAFGFLLIAAVLVLVCGALRREPRSTYRSHDAVAAELALHSKEAMSPNGYTPRVSDARPPPSVPPAVAAASVGKKKLFFFGRIPRPYDLEDLLRASAEVLGKGTYGTTYKAAIESGPVMAVKRLKETSLPEREFRDKVAAIGGIDHPNVVSLQAYYFSKDEKLMVYEFVAMGSLSSMLHGNRGSGRSPLSWESRRRIALASARGLEYIHATGSMVTHGNIRSSNILLSRSVDARVADHGLAHLVGPAGAPAATRVAGYRAPEVVADPRRVSQKADVYSFGVLLLEMLTGKAPTHAVLHDEGVDLPRWARSVVKEEWTAEVFDTELLRHPGAEEQMVEMLRLAMDCTVPAPDQRPAMPEIVARIEEIGTAGSASTARSGRSASMDEADDRPLRPTGSIRQS, via the exons AtgcccccgccgcgcgccgccgccgccgtgccggtggCGCTGCTGATCCTGGCCCTGGCGGCCGGTGCGGCCCGGGCCGCCGACGACCTGGCCTCGGACGCCGCGGCGCTGCAGGCCTTCCTGGCGCCGTTCGGGTCCGCGACCGTGTCGTGGAACGTGTCCCGGCCGGCCTGCTCCTGGACGGGCGTCGTCTGCACGGGCGGCCGCGTCACGGAGATCCACCTGCCCGGGGACGGTCTCCGGGGCGCGCTCCCCGTCGGCGTGCTCGGCGGGCTCACGAAGCTCGCCGTGCTGTCGCTGCGGTACAACGCGCTCTCcggcccgctgccgccggaccTCGCCTCCTGCGTCGAGCTCCGGGTGATCAACCTGCAGTCCAACCTCCTCTCCGGCGAGctcccggcggcggtgctggcgcTCCCGGCGCTGACGCAGCTCAACCTCGCGGAGAACCGCTTCTCCGGGAGGATACCGCCGAGCATTGCCAAGAACGGGCGGCTGCAAGTTCTCTACCTCGACGGCAACCGCCTCACGGGGGTGCTGCCGAACGTCAGCATGCCGTCGCTCACCATGTTAAACGTCTCCttcaacaacctcaccggcgagGTGCCTAAGGGCCTCAGCGGCATGCCGGCGACGTCTTTCCTCGGCATGCCGTTGTGCGGCAAGCCCCTCCCGCCGTGCCGGGTGCCAAGTACGCCGGAATCACCGACGCGGCCTCCCGCGCTCGCGCCCGAAGCACCGGCGGCCTCGCCAGACAACCGCGGACGAGGCAGGCACCACCTCGCCGGTGGCGCCATCGCAGGCATTGTGATTGGCTGTGCGTTCGGCTTCTTGCTCATCGCGGCCGTTCTCGTCCTCGTGTGTGGCGCGCTAAGGCGCGAGCCAAGATCAACCTACCGCAGCCATGACGCCGTCGCGGCAGAGCTGGCGCTGCACAGCAAAGAGGCAATGAGCCCCAACGGCTACACTCCGCGGGTCTCCGACGCGAGGCCGCCGCCTTCGGTGCcgcctgccgtcgccgccgcatccgtggggaagaagaagcttTTCTTCTTCGGGAGGATCCCTCGGCCCTACGACCTCGAGGACCTGCTGCGCGCGTCCGCCGAGGTTCTCGGCAAGGGCACGTACGGCACCACGTACAAGGCCGCGATTGAGTCCGGGCCGGTCATGGCGGTGAAGCGCCTCAAGGAGACCTCGCTGCCGGAGCGCGAGTTCCGGGACAAGGTCGCGGCGATCGGCGGCATCGACCACCCCAACGTCGTGTCCCTGCAGGCCTATTACTTCAGCAAGGACGAGAAGCTCATGGTGTACGAGTTCGTGGCCATGGGCAGCCTCTCCTCCATGCTTCACG GCAACCGCGGCTCCGGCCGGTCGCCGCTGAGCTGGGAGTCGAGGAGGCGCATTGCGCTGGCCTCTGCGCGCGGCCTCGAGTACATCCACGCCACGGGCTCCATGGTGACGCACGGCAACATCAGGTCCTCCAACATCCTCCTCAGCCGGTCGGTGGACGCGCGCGTGGCCGACCACGGCCTGGCGCACCTCGTCGGCCCCGCGGGCGCGCCAGCGGCGACCCGCGTCGCGGGGTACCGCGCGCCGGAGGTCGTGGCGGACCCGCGCCGGGTGTCGCAGAAGgccgacgtgtacagcttcggcgtgctGCTCCTGGAGATGCTGACGGGGAAGGCGCCGACGCACGCCGTGCTGCACGACGAGGGCGTGGACCTCCCGCGGTGGGCGCGCTCCGTGGTGAAGGAGGAGTGGACGGCCGAGGTGTTCGACACGGAGCTGCTCAGGCACCCCGGCGCCGAGGAGCAGATGGTGGAGATGCTGCGGCTGGCCATGGACTGCACCGTGCCCGCACCGGACCAGCGGCCGGCGATGCCAGAGATCGTGGCGCGCATCGAGGAGATCGGCACCGCCGGgtcggcgtcgacggcgaggtCCGGACGGAGCGCGTCCATGGACGAGGCCGACGACCGGCCGCTGAGGCCCACCGGATCGATCCGTCAGAGCTAA
- the LOC117863905 gene encoding protein FLOURY 1 → MGRKKNGGSGAGFLKPLGGVSPARMPGAGAVFFLVGSALGFVAVLHASESEGAGGEWASAARGAARRAAELADSVGAHHLLIAISLLFLAASVWRLGKRCAAVEGLAGSADSAVRALRVGGVVCAVCGSKIQALKRGRRVAERTHSDSSNGYPDKPISRSLAAEFEQEADKDEEDNAGESSDSDEGNVQYLRRRLKEERLLKEVALEELEKERLAAASAADEAMAKIACLRSEKALVEREARQLQEMAKQKQLYDRQVIESLQWVIMKSGMQGWEPEAASDPAASETSEDDRDRK, encoded by the coding sequence ATGGGCCGCAAGAAGAACGGCGGTTCCGGTGCCGGGTTCCTGAAGCCGCTCGGCGGCGTCTCCCCCGCCCGTATGCCCGGAGCCGGCGCGGTGTTCTTCCTCGTCGGCTCCGCGCTCGGCTTCGTGGCGGTGCTCCACGCATCCGAGtcggagggggccggcggcgagtgGGCTTCCGCGGCGCGGGGGGCTGCTCGGCGGGCTGCTGAACTGGCGGACTCGGTCGGCGCCCACCACCTGCTCATCGCAATCTCGCTTCTCTTCCTAGCCGCCAGTGTCTGGCGCCTCGGCAAGCGctgcgccgccgtggaggggctCGCCGGCAGCGCGGACTCTGCGGTGCGGGCATTGCGCGTGGGGGGTGTCGTGTGCGCCGTGTGTGGGTCGAAGATTCAGGCCCTGAAGAGAGGCCGCCGTGTTGCGGAGCGTACCCACTCGGATTCCTCGAACGGCTACCCTGACAAGCCGATCTCGAGGTCGTTGGCTGCTGAATTCGAGCAGGAGGCTGACAAGGATGAAGAGGATAATGCAGGCGAAAGCAGCGATTCAGATGAAGGCAATGTGCAGTATCTGAGGAGGAGGCTCAAGGAGGAGAGGCTGCTGAAGGAGGTTGCGCTCGAAGAGCTAGAGAAGGAGAGGCTGGCGGCGGCATCTGCTGCTGATGAGGCCATGGCCAAGATTGCCTGCCTGCGTAGCGAGAAGGCGCTGGTGGAGAGGGAGGCGAGGCAGTTACAGGAGATGGCGAAGCAGAAGCAGCTGTATGATCGACAGGTGATTGAGTCGCTCCAATGGGTGATCATGAAATCTGGAATGCAAGGCTGGGAGCCCGAAGCTGCATCTGATCCAGCTGCGTCGGAAACAAGCGAGGATGACAGAGATAGGAAGTAG
- the LOC117863903 gene encoding uncharacterized protein has protein sequence MRRALRPRPIQRRPPAAEPPPPVSPPWYAAPRSTLPPPGEADPLLVAASEVALALPVHPAPLPAAAPAPLLQLLPAFTSAHFLSLLRCNPLSVPPLPLLSLFRVLLASPPGLFRHTPASFLSVSHHLHGHRLPHLALPLLRLLVSRLGRDSPQRLLTQLLSTVSPDDPAPLVWELANAYADEGLLPDACSLVLLALRSGVRVPVTAWSGIMSRLPTAPEAYAFYLQLLDAGVPPEAKLFNVLMRDMIRSGELASARDVFDEMLRRGVRPTVVSFNTLISGLCKAANLDSANALRGLMAKVGVAPDVYTYGALMQGLCMAGRIQDALEMFEEMCERGVNPNTVVFTTLIDANCKEGNVAAGLELYREMAARGVQTDLVAYNALVNGLCRARDLKAANDIVEEMRNTGLKPDKVTYTTLIDGCCKEGELDMAMEMKREMSDEGVALDEVTYTALISGLSKAGRAVEAERVLCEMMEVGLEPDNTTYTMVIDAFCKNSDVKTGFKLLKEMQNKGRKLGVVTYNVVMNGLCRLGQMKNADMLLNAMLNIGVAPDDITYNILLDGHCKYGKVRDAEELKNAKGMVSDFGAYTSLINEVVKKKPTKSYHDNR, from the coding sequence ATGCGCAGAgccctccgcccccgccccatccagcgccgcccgccggccgctgaACCCCCGCCGCCCGTTTCTCCCCCATGGTACGCCGCGCCGCGGTCGACGCTCCCGCCCCCGGGCGAggccgatcccctcctcgtcgccgcgtcCGAGGTCGCGCTCGCCCTCCCCGTCCACCCCGcgccgctcccggccgccgcgcccgcgcccctcctccagctcctcccgGCCTTCACCTCCGCGCACTTCCTCTCGCTCCTCCGTTGCAACCCGCTCTCcgtcccgccgctgccgctcctctccctcttccgcgtcctcctcgcctcccctcCGGGCCTCTTCCGCCACACCCCGGCCTCCTTCCTCTCCGTGTcccaccacctccacggccaccgTCTCCCCCATCTCGCGCTCCCCCTCCTCCGTCTGCTCGTATCCCGCCTCGGCCGCGACTCCCCGCAGCGGCTCCTCACGCAGCTCCTCTCCACGGTCTCCCCCGATGACCCGGCCCCTCTCGTGTGGGAGCTCGCCAATGCGTATGCTGACGAGGGCCTCCTGCCTGACGCCTGctccctcgtcctcctcgcgctccgcAGCGGCGTCCGTGTCCCAGTCACCGCCTGGTCTGGCATCATGAGCCGGCTTCCCACTGCTCCCGAAGCCTACGCCTTCTACCTGCAGCTGCTCGACGCGGGCGTGCCCCCAGAGGCCAAGCTCTTCAACGTGCTAATGCGCGACATGATTAGATCGGGCGAGCTTGCCAGCGCGCGGGAcgtgttcgatgaaatgctgAGGAGGGGTGTGCGGCCGACGGTTGTGAGCTTCAACACCTTGATATCAGGACTATGCAAGGCGGCCAATCTGGACAGCGCAAACGCTCTGCGAGGGCTAATGGCGAAGGTAGGTGTCGCGCCAGATGTGTACACCTACGGTGCTTTGATGCAGGGGTTGTGCATGGCAGGGAGGATACAAGATGCATTGGAGATGTTTGAGGAAATGTGTGAGAGGGGTGTGAACCCCAACACTGTAGTGTTCACGACATTGATAGACGCAAATTGCAAGGAGGGAAATGTGGCAGCTGGGTTGGAGCTGTACCGGGAGATGGCAGCAAGGGGTGTCCAAACGGATTTGGTGGCATACAATGCATTGGTGAATGGCCTTTGTCGAGCGCGGGATTTGAAGGCTGCCAATGACATTGTGGAGGAGATGAGGAATACGGGTCTCAAGCCGGATAAGGTGACTTACACCACTCTCATTGATGGATGCTGCAAGGAGGGGGAGTTGGACATGGCAATGGAGATGAAACGGGAGATGTCGGATGAAGGGGTTGCATTGGACGAGGTCACTTACACGGCGCTCATCTCGGGACTGAGCAAGGCAGGGCGTGCTGTTGAAGCAGAAAGGGTTCTGTGCGAGATGATGGAGGTTGGTTTGGAACCTGACAACACGACTTACACAATGGTGATTGATGCTTTCTGTAAGAATAGTGATGTGAAGACAGGCTTTAAGCTACTGAAAGAGATGCAGAATAAGGGTCGAAAACTGGGAGTTGTGACATATAATGTGGTTATGAATGGGCTCTGTAGGTTGGGCCAGATGAAGAATGCGGACATGCTTCTGAATGCGATGCTTAATATTGGGGTGGCCCCAGATGATATAACATACAACATTCTTTTGGATGGACATTGCAAGTATGGAAAAGTTAGAGATGCTGAAGAACTGAAGAATGCGAAAGGAATGGTTTCAGATTTTGGGGCTTATACTTCACTAATCAATGAAGTTGTCAAGAAGAAGCCAACTAAGAGTTACCATGATAATAGATAG
- the LOC117863906 gene encoding vacuolar iron transporter 1, which translates to MDSYKNRGGDSEFTNQQSPAHPDSRTKGQSPSAVRHARFVSTGVGRSMDGDGASRGQPMLEKRPSHRERHFTAGEVVRDVIMGVSDGLTVPFALAAGLSGASAPSSLVLTAGLAEVAAGAISMGLGGYLAAQSEADHYKREMKREQEEIITVPDTEAAEIGEIMSQYGLEPHEYGPVIDGLRRNPQAWLEFMMRFELGLEKPDPKRALQSACTIALSYVIGGLVPLLPYMFISTAQNAMLTSVGVTLVALLFFGYIKGRFTGNRPFTSAVQTAIIGALASAAAYGMAKAVQAR; encoded by the exons ATGGACTCCTATAAAAACAGAGGCGGAGATTCGGAATTCACAAACCAGCAGTCCCCCGCACACCCGGACTCTCGAACAAAAGGGCAGAGCCCGTCCGCTGTTCGCCACGCGCGCTTCGTCTCTACCGGCGTCGGGCGATCgatggacggcgacggcgcctcTCGGGGCCAGCCGATGCTGGAGAAGCGGCCGAGCCACCGGGAGCGTCACTTCACGGCGGGGGAGGTGGTGCGCGACGTCATCATGGGGGTGTCCGACGGCCTCACCGTGCCCTTCGCCCTCGCCGCGGGGCTCTCCGGCGCCAGCGCACCCTCCTCGCTCGTCCtcaccgccggcctcgccgaggtcgccgccggcgccatctCCATGGGACTCGGAGG GTACCTTGCAGCCCAGAGCGAGGCAGATCATTACAAGCGGGAGATGAAGAGGGAGCAGGAGGAGATCATCACCGTCCCGGACACTG AGGCTGCTGAGATTGGAGAGATCATGTCGCAGTATGGGCTCGAGCCACACGAGTATGGCCCTGTCATAGATGGGCTCAGGAGGAATCCTCAAGCTTGGCTAGAGTTCATGATGAG GTTTGAGCTGGGATTGGAGAAACCAGATCCGAAAAGGGCCCTGCAAAGTGCCTGTACAATCGCACTATCTTATGTGATCGGTGGATTGGTCCCTCTCCTGCCCTACATGTTTATCTCCACAGCTCAAAATGCCATGCTCACATCTGTCGGAGTCACACTGGTAGCGCTGCTTTTTTTTGGCTACATCAAGGGTCGCTTTACTGGGAACCGCCCATTCACCAGCGCTGTCCAGACTGCTATTATTGGAGCGCTTGCTTCAGCTGCAGCATATGGGATGGCAAAGGCTGTTCAAGCTAGATAG